Proteins encoded within one genomic window of Panicum virgatum strain AP13 chromosome 1N, P.virgatum_v5, whole genome shotgun sequence:
- the LOC120655980 gene encoding 2-Cys peroxiredoxin BAS1, chloroplastic-like, whose translation MACSFAAAAATVSSAPTHAARALAAAPQSVSVARSATARPLRLAASRSARAIRLVARAGGVDDLPLVGNKAPDFQAEAVFDQEFINVKLSDYIGKKYVILFFYPLDFTFVCPTEITAFSDRYEEFEKLNTEILGVSIDSVFSHLAWVQTDRKSGGLGDLKYPLISDVTKSISKSFGVLIPDQGIALRGLFIIDKEGVIQHSTINNLAIGRSVDETMRTLQALQYVQENPDEVCPAGWKPGERSMKPDPKGSKEYFAAI comes from the exons ATGGCCtgctccttcgccgccgccgccgccaccgtctccTCCGCGCCCACCCACGCCGCCAGggctctcgccgccgcgccgcagtCCGTCTCCGTCGCCCGCTCCGCCACCGCCAGGCCCCTACGCCTCGCCGCCTCCAGATCCGCGCGGGCCATCAGGCTCGttgcccgcgccggcggcgtc GATGACTTGCCATTGGTCGGGAACAAGGCGCCAGATTTCCAGGCGGAGGCCGTGTTCGACCAGGAGTTCATCAAC GTCAAGCTATCTGACTACATTGGGAAGAAGTACGTGATTCTGTTCTTCTACCCTTTGGACTTCACCTTCGTCTGCCCAACCG AGATTACCGCCTTCAGCGACAGATATGAGGAATTTGAGAAGTTGAACACAGAGATCCTTGGTGTCTCCATTGACAGTGTG TTCTCCCACCTTGCATGGGTGCAGACAGACAGGAAGTCTGGTGGGCTTGGAGATCTTAAATACCCACTTATTTCCGATGTTACCAAATCAATTTCAAAGTCCTTCGGTGTTCTGATCCCTGACCAG GGCATTGCTCTGAGAGGACTGTTCATCATCGACAAGGAGGGAGTGATTCAGCACTCTACCATTAACAACCTTGCCATTGGTCGCAGTGTGGATGAGACCATGAGGACACTTCAG GCGTTGCAGTACGTCCAGGAGAACCCGGACGAGGTCTGCCCGGCCGGATGGAAGCCTGGGGAGAGGTCGATGAAGCCCGACCCCAAGGGAAGCAAAGAGTACTTCGCGGCCATCTAG